One window of the Trifolium pratense cultivar HEN17-A07 linkage group LG2, ARS_RC_1.1, whole genome shotgun sequence genome contains the following:
- the LOC123905765 gene encoding transcription factor TCP10-like, translated as MRSTTGGEIVQVEGGHIVRSTGKKDRHSKVYTSKGPRDRRVRLSAHTAIEFYDVQDRLGFDRPSKAVDWLIKKAKSSIDKLAKLPPWHPIGENHTLKPQEEQNVAADTTGMAIGESSESNGYSFHLLSQLSENQVNSSSFISPHDVETNPIPFFPTTSSTSSSINFQNYPSENLGLSLHSFQDHNGFIPWQSQQVCENNETSDVNQNQALFENQYQRIVNWNNETTNDYIKKVGFMVNSNPFLGQGSYSGSEYSPNETLESNFSHSVRTWNEIPMAASSSEVHHHRSQQASIFGNRFGSDGLAGFCVADTVQGGEEGHGVSSNRLSSPNNN; from the coding sequence ATGAGGAGTACTACCGGAGGAGAGATAGTTCAAGTAGAAGGAGGGCACATAGTTCGATCCACCGGTAAAAAGGATCGGCACAGCAAGGTTTACACGTCAAAAGGACCCCGTGATCGTAGGGTTCGTCTCTCAGCACACACAGCCATCGAATTCTACGATGTTCAAGATCGCCTTGGCTTCGACAGACCAAGTAAAGCAGTGGACTGGCTCATCAAGAAAGCAAAGTCTTCCATTGACAAACTCGCCAAGCTTCCTCCATGGCATCCGATTGGCGAAAATCACACACTAAAACCTCAAGAAGAGCAGAATGTAGCTGCAGACACAACTGGTATGGCTATTGGAGAATCATCAGAATCTAATGGTTACAgttttcatctcttaagtcaaTTAAGTGAGAATCAAGTTAACAGTTCATCTTTCATTTCACCACATGATGTTGAAACTAATCCTATACCTTTCTTTCCAACTACCTCTTCTACTTCCTCATCCATCAATTTCCAAAACTACCCTTCTGAAAACCTTGGCCTCTCTCTTCATTCCTTCCAAGATCACAATGGTTTCATTCCTTGGCAATCACAACAAGTATGTGAAAACAATGAAACTTCAGATGTAAACCAAAACCAAGCACTTTTTGAGAACCAATATCAGAGAATTGTGAATTGGAACAATGAAACAACCAATGATTATATCAAGAAAGTTGGATTCATGGTAAACTCAAATCCATTTCTAGGCCAAGGTTCATATTCAGGTTCAGAATACTCTCCAAATGAGACACTTGAGTCGAATTTTTCACATTCGGTTAGAACATGGAATGAAATTCCTATGGCTGCTTCTTCTTCAGAGGTTCATCATCACAGGTCTCAACAAGCTTCAATCTTCGGAAACAGGTTTGGTTCTGATGGATTAGCAGGGTTCTGCGTTGCTGATACAGTTCAAGGTGGTGAAGAGGGTCATGGAGTTTCTTCTAATAGGCTTTCTTCTCCTAACAACAATTga